A window of Acidimicrobiales bacterium contains these coding sequences:
- a CDS encoding YceI family protein, translating into MQNPVSRRRAARVAAFGAGLAFLVVVGPLVFFHLVEGGSAPKLALPPSSGPVAPGPVSGTWKVGPGSVAGYRVDEILFGQAHAAVGRTQKVTGAIVISGNEVAAGAFTVDLRAISSDQRSRDVQFNGYIMETYRYRYASLRLTKPIQVGTIPGAGQTVHVAATGDLTLRGVTQPVTFSLTAERVGDGIDVNAQIPVTFSRWRIPNPSFVVAKVGDSGTVEVLLHLLRS; encoded by the coding sequence CGCCGGCCTCGCCTTTCTCGTCGTTGTGGGACCGCTGGTGTTCTTCCATCTGGTCGAAGGCGGCTCGGCACCGAAGCTGGCCCTTCCGCCCTCCTCGGGCCCCGTCGCTCCCGGACCGGTAAGCGGCACCTGGAAGGTCGGGCCTGGCTCTGTAGCCGGGTACCGGGTTGACGAGATCCTTTTCGGGCAGGCCCATGCCGCCGTCGGTCGGACCCAGAAGGTCACCGGCGCCATCGTCATTTCCGGAAACGAGGTCGCCGCCGGCGCTTTCACGGTGGATCTGAGGGCCATCAGCTCAGACCAGCGATCGCGGGATGTGCAGTTCAACGGGTACATCATGGAGACCTACCGTTACCGGTACGCGAGCCTCCGGCTCACCAAGCCCATCCAGGTCGGGACGATTCCCGGCGCCGGCCAGACCGTCCACGTCGCCGCGACGGGCGACCTGACCTTGAGGGGGGTGACCCAGCCGGTGACCTTCTCGCTCACCGCCGAGCGGGTGGGGGACGGGATCGACGTGAATGCGCAGATTCCGGTGACTTTTTCCAGATGGCGGATCCCCAACCCGAGCTTCGTGGTGGCCAAGGTCGGCGACAGTGGGACCGTCGAGGTCCTGCTCCACCTGCTACGCAGCTGA
- the rpsL gene encoding 30S ribosomal protein S12 yields MPTIAQLVRKGREQKTSKTKTPALKGAPQRRGVCTRVYTTTPKKPNSALRKVARVRLTSGVEVTAYIPGVGHNLQEHSIVLVRGGRVKDLPGVRYKIIRGTLDTSGVRDRKQARSRYGAKRG; encoded by the coding sequence TTGCCCACAATCGCGCAACTGGTCCGGAAGGGCCGCGAACAGAAGACGTCAAAGACCAAGACGCCCGCCTTGAAGGGCGCACCCCAGAGGCGGGGTGTTTGCACGCGCGTTTACACGACCACCCCGAAGAAGCCGAACTCGGCACTCCGCAAGGTCGCCCGGGTCCGCCTGACGAGCGGCGTAGAGGTGACCGCCTACATCCCCGGCGTGGGCCACAACCTCCAGGAGCACTCGATCGTGCTGGTCCGCGGAGGCCGGGTGAAGGACCTGCCGGGTGTGCGCTACAAGATCATTCGCGGAACTCTCGACACCTCGGGAGTCCGCGACCGCAAGCAGGCCCGTAGCCGCTACGGCGCCAAGAGGGGCTGA
- the rpsG gene encoding 30S ribosomal protein S7: MPRKGPAPRRDLLPDPIYRSVLVTQIVNKILERGKRTLAERIVYDALDIIKDRSDGDALGVVKRAVENTKPQLEVKSRRVGGATYQVPVEVRPRRAATLSIRWLVGYSQQRREKTMAQKLAAELLDAANGVGAAVKRREDMHKMAESNKAFAHYRW, encoded by the coding sequence ATGCCCCGCAAAGGCCCAGCGCCCCGACGCGACCTCCTGCCGGACCCCATCTACCGGTCGGTGCTGGTCACCCAAATCGTCAACAAGATCCTCGAGCGCGGCAAGCGCACGCTCGCCGAGCGGATCGTCTACGACGCCCTGGACATCATCAAGGACCGCTCCGACGGCGACGCCCTTGGCGTGGTCAAGCGAGCGGTCGAGAACACCAAGCCGCAGCTCGAGGTCAAAAGCCGCCGGGTGGGTGGTGCCACCTACCAGGTGCCGGTCGAGGTGCGCCCCCGGCGGGCGGCCACCCTGTCGATCCGTTGGCTGGTCGGCTATTCCCAGCAGCGCCGAGAGAAGACCATGGCCCAGAAGCTCGCCGCCGAACTGCTCGACGCCGCCAACGGCGTCGGTGCGGCGGTCAAGCGTCGAGAAGACATGCACAAGATGGCCGAGTCGAACAAGGCCTTCGCCCACTACCGCTGGTAG